ttttaactttttgaagggcctccatgctgttttctgtTGTGGCTGCAGTACAGAAAATTCTGAAGCTTCTCTTTGTTTCAGTTGCCTTTTTGAGATGGGAGTAAAACTGACATTTGCCTTATTACATATGGTTGTTATGAAGAAGATTAGGTAAGTTTgcacatttaaagaattaaataatctTAATACAGAGTAAGTGTGcattaaatagcttttttttttttttaaaggaaaaaccaGTTTTCAAAGTAGCATTGTGGACCTTAGAATTCTTGGTAGCATAAGGAGCTCTAAACATTTTTGTGATGAACTATATATAGGAACCCATTTCCTTAGTTTAGAGTTCTTCCTTGTGCAGTAGAGAACTGTTTAAAGGGACAGTGGCTACACATGAAGTGCATTCAACTCCACAGAGTCACAAGGCCTGGAGTGAATCTTAAGTCCATTTAGTCCAATAAATAAAGCAACGGCAAACACTCATTCTTTTATACCATTTAGTCCAATAAATAAAGCAACAACAAACTCGActcattcttttcctctttgccCTACAACAAGATGGTGCATGTTTGGACGAAGACAGTGGAGTTTGTTTTCAGAACAGCAGACCTGTCTGCAGTGCATATTTTACAACTGACTGCACCTTAGACTTCAACTAGACCTTTTGTTGGCGTCTGATAGAACTGACCATAAAGGAGAGTTACTGCCAAAGTTACCATTCTTTACTCCACATCCTTTTTATAGAAACCCCATCTTAACTGCTTCTCAGAATTTGCTGTCCttaatgttcttttttatattaaaattttgttttaaattgaagaatagttgatttacaatcttaATGTTCTTTCTAAACCAACATCAAGGAATATGTAAACAAAGGCAGCAGCAATTAGTTAACAAAGAATGAGATATTCAGGGGTCTTGCCTATTGAAAATTGCCCCGCAACATGGGATGGAATAAATCAGGCCAGAGGCTGGGGTAGTTTTAATAAGCTCTTTTGTCCAATGCCCAACCAATTTGACTGATGTATCTTTTCCTCATTATCTTTCTCTACTTCAgtgtttgtttgcttgtctaattgtttgttttctgttcctcttcctggcatttttttccctcagataTGTCTGTTGTCCTTCCCCCACTACATTTTACTTTCTCCATCTGTACATTGTGAAGAGAAGATAACCaaacctttatattttaaattagaacatttcctaagtCCTCTGTTTTTCCCTCAGGATCTAAGATTGCTTTTAATTAAGGGGCACTGTGAACTTTTGGTGTGCTTGATGAGAGCACCACTGCTCGTTTGGGTAGAAAAAGTTTTCACTTGAAACTGTCCCTGGCATTGCAGGATAGTTAACAGCCCTGACCACAGTGCCAAGTGCCAGTGACCCAAAAATGCCTTCCCACATTTCCACACACCCCCACAGAGCAGTGGTGGAGCCTCTGATTTAGAACCACTGCTTACTAACCTACTAGAAGCATATCATCCCAATACTGAATTTGGCTGCTCATCATCTGCCGTTCTTTACAATTTGATGGAGCGTCTTAGTTGCCAAAGTTTTTATGACTAGAGAAAATCTACTTGAGCCATTAAAGCTGTGTCATTTAGACTATATCTGTCACTTTTCAAAATTCAAGATGTTGGGAAAAGTAAGTTGTTTATTGGTGCTTTGcagtgtttagtcactcagtcatgtctgattctttgtgaccccatggactgtagcccaccaagctcctctgtccatgggggttctccaggcaagaatactggagttggttgccatgcccttctcccggaatcttccttacccagggatcgaacccaggtctccctcgttgcaggctgattctttaccatctgagttaccagggaagctatatatacttcatatatatatatacactccatatatatatatctccttcatatatatatgtatatttcatatatatatgtatacttcatatatatagagagagtatcCTAAGGAAAACATTAGCTTTTCATAAAGTTATTTGTTTATGAAATGAGTTGTAACTTTCTCAAAGTGTATTCAGTTTTACTTTAAAGGATTAAAGTTTAtcgctcagtcagtaaagaacctgcttgcagtgTAGgaaactcgggttcgatccctgagtcgcgaagatcccctggagaaagaaatggcaacccactccagtattcttgcctggaaaagcctatggacagaggagcctgatgggctacagtccatggggtcgcaatagttggacatgacttagtgactaaaccaccaccatagtaCAAAGTGCACACACATTTTAGAGTCTCTTGTACTAATGATTTGTAAATCTGCACATTGAGTATAATGTTTTAGTTTATATTGTTATACAAGTAATTaagttataattttcttttttatatttcagagAAAGAGATTTGAAGAAAACTGGGCACAGGTTCAGCAAAGccaggaagagaaacagaaaaagaagtaaaaagcagAACGGTCATAATAAAATCATGGAGGAAAACTCATTTGAAACCTTAAATTATCTTACACCAGGAATTCAGGACCCATCTCAGAGTGAAGAGGAAGACTTAGAAGAGACCAAAAGGGAATCAGAGTGTTCCTTAACTGTTGGTCTGATAAATGAAGTGGGAGATTTTGTGAATGTCCATAAGGATAAAAGACAGGAAGACATAAATTCTGAAAACAGTTTGCCAGATGTTATGTCTGTAGAGTTGGACAGTCCACCAAAGAATTACCTCCCTAAAGATAATGATGACTTGTTTCTAAGTTTGTCGTTGATGCCAAATGAAAGTTTCGTTTCTTGTCCAACAGTGATTCAAAATCTTTCCTATGTAGCAAGCGATGACTGTTCTGTCACAGAGGTAGAGGAGCGTATTGAAAATAGGAATATCATGACATTAAACACCCAAGACAAATTTGTTGAAGCCCCATGCTTGTTGATGCAGAAGGGAGAGATGGTAGATGAGAGTCTCCTGAATGAAACAAGTCCGTGCCGTCAGTATACATCCAGAACATCAGATAAAGTTTTAAGACAGGAACAAGCAGTAAATACAACTAAAAACAATAATTGGGCTTTTTTCTCAAATGATTTGTCTGATGGTGATTTACAGTTGGGCTCTGATAGACAACCCTATTCTGGTAGCTGGCCTGAGGGGCCTCATAAGTTTATATGTGAACAGAGACCAAAGAAAAAGAGACGGCAAAAGCTGGCTCATCCTGACAGCAGGGGGCAGTTGATCAAATTGATCTCCACTTCGGAAGGGCCAGGAAACAGTCCAGAGACATTGATAGAAGAGAAGCTATCGATAGAAAATGAAGACTTGTCATCTCCAACTGAGAATATAGATTCAGTCATAGAAACAGAGACAAATATCTTTCAAACCCACTTCGTTAAACTGGATATCCTGAAGAGTACCTTACATTCAACAGAGACTAAAAAGAGGAGGCAGAAAAGGATTTTTAGTTTGGCACCAAACTTTAACTTACTGGAAGAGAGTCATACCAATGTAAAAGAAATGGGGAAATGTGACTTGTTAACAGAAAGCCATGggctaaaaattattttggaagaagaaaaagatgaaatttcagaaataaataatgaAGAGAATAAGCAACATATTATGACCTTCGATTATCATTCATCGTGGTTTTACTTTGACATTTACTTTGACATTGTCAAAGATTCTCTTCTAAATGTTGGTGGACAATTTTATTCTTATTACCTGCTATTTAATAGAGTAAGGCATTCTATGTATTTTTACAGAAACCCCATTCCTTCTCTTATGCTACAGTATCCATCTAGCTTTTGGAAGATatctttttcaggcaagaaactATTTTCGACTTTCAACTCTCAGAGGAGAGTAGATGATAAACTAAATGATGTAAGGTTTACTTCTTCAGAAATTTTAAGTAGCCAGCCTGATACTTTGTACTCTTTTGGTGTCACCTCTGATCTTCACTCCTTAAATGAAAGTTTTGTTGAAAAGCTAAAGACATGGGAAGAACCTAGGCCTTTACCATTCCTACAAACTCAGGATAACCAAGATTTAACAAGCCCTGACTACTTTGATTCTCTTGAGCTACCATTATCACAGGAGTTTGCCTTTCAACTAGTAAAGCTTTTTGGATCTCCTGGAGTTCCAGTGGGTAAATTGAGTTTATTTGGTACAAATTAAAAGTCCAATTTAATATATATGAGTAATTTTTGAGGTGTTTCTACCTTGTGTTAGTGATTTCTTGCAGTTAACTGATCTTGCGATGCTTTTCAGAGATGGAAGTGGAGGATGTATAGCAAATGGTGCTTGATGGAGTCAAGCCCCAACTCCCACCACCAGGATGACCAGTAGTCTGAAATGTCTTTGAGCATGTTGAATACTTAGACTCTCAATTTAAACAGATAGTAGGAAGAATGAAGAATGAGACAGGCTAACAGTGATTGGTAACAAATAGAGATGGACTgctttatttttggaaaaatctTTCTGCTTTCTACATTTCCCTTGTTTAGCATATGACCGTTTCTCATTCACAGTTGGGCTTATAGATATGAGAATAATAAAGTGATGGACAATGAAAATCAAGTGATGAAAAAATACCTGAaatcagtttaatttttaaagactgtCTCAGAAGGGTACTGAAAAGAAGGTTAGGAAGGAGTCTGACTGGTtgactttttttaatattataagtaATATTATTATAACATTATAGGTAAATATTCCAAGTAAATTTCCTCTAAATAATATGCCTACTTGAGATACTGAATatcttaaaaagtaaatgaagaacATATCCcaatttttctttgtctgtaagTCAGTTGCACATGTTAATGATTTCATGCAATTATATGTCCCCTTCCTTGGGGACAGAAGCTGTAAGAGCCAAGAAGTAAAGCTCCAGTCCCTGCATCCAGTATCTTCCTGATAGTCTTTTTCTTCTGCACCTACCATTGAGCCTGGGATTCTCTCACACTTTAACTTCCAGTGGTTTTTACTTTGCTCCTGAACTTCTACTGTTTTCCACATATTTGGTTAATGGAGCTCAGACTCAAGGTTGGTTAAATCTCAGAGTCTGAGGAGTCAAAATTATCAACCTGTTCTGGTGTCATTCTTCCCATTTTTGTAAACTTTGTGAATAACCACATCGTTACTGTTTGCTGCCATTTTCTATCTTCCTAGATGCACCAAAGAAACATaccaattttaaaagttaaatcgCATTTGCTTTTAAGCCAGGAATCTTATTTCAAAGTTCATATTCTGAAATTATATGCAAAATTCTTTGTGTCGTTTTGTGCCATTTTTCTGGGAGAAAGTCCTTAGTTTTTATCAGGTTCTCAGGGATGTCTGTGACCCCAAAATGTTAATAATCACTGCCTTAGATCAGCACCAGAAGGCATGAAGGCACTAGTGGGAAAAGATTCTAAACCTCCTTCCCTGAATGCAGAATACCATCATAATCAACAGTAATGATCCAGCATCCATTAATTAAGCTTTGGAAAGCTTTTTAGAGGAAATAGACCTCATTCATCAAGTAGCTTACCTTCTAAATGGGGCGACAAGACTAACACAAAATTATTGTgcatagaaaatataaatgataaactTATGAATATTTTATGAGTGAGGTTAGCTGTGCCAAAGAGATTGTAGAAGAGAATATGGGGTTGTGGTTTTGTCTGGGATGGTTCCAAATGGGAGTGAATTGTAAACTGTGCTTATATCATACAAATGTGACTTAAAAACAGAGGGAAAGAATTTTACATTTGGAAATAGTGTATGTTTGAAAAATTCCTGCCTggctaatcccatggacagaggagcctgtcaggctgcagtcAATGAGGTCACAGAAATAGGACCTCTTTGTGAAATGAGGTCTGAGCATGAACACAAGatgcttaaaaaaggaaaagagaaaactctAAATGGAAGCTGTAAACCAATTCGTTTATAGCCGAAGGTTGAAGAAGCAAAGCTCTGGCATATCTACAGCCTTGTCGATAAGACAGGGAACTTGAATTCTATTATTAGGAAGTCTGtagaaactgtggtgttggagaagactcttaagagtcccatggactgcaaggagatccaaccagtccattctaaaggagatcagtcctgggtgttctttggaaggaatgatgcattggaaaagactgatgctgggagggattgggggcaggaggaaaaggggacaacagaggatgagatggctggttggtaTCGCCgaatcgatggatgtgagtttgagtgaactccgggagttggtgatggacagggaggcctggcgtgctgcaattcatggggtcgcaaagagtcagacacgactaagtgaactgaactgagacacagTAGGATTATATAGTAACCATATATAGACCTGAAGAAACCAAACTACTCATGTTGCTAGGGATGTGCAAGTATAGGAAGAATATCTTATATGGTTTAGTGGACTTGCTTATGGGCATCTTAATTGTGAGGACTTTTTCCCCATACACTCTTATGTGGAAGGAGCAATTTGCAAGAAGACTAAACTTGCTGTGCCTGCAATATTCTATACAATGTCTCAGGAAATGATGCCTACCTAAATTTTATGCCCTGTGACAGTACCACTTGAAGCTgctaatgtgtatatatttgtatttacacGAGAATATGAACTAAGATATACATCACTTTGCATACATACATAAGCATTTTTATTGAGTCTGGGTAGCGTTTGCTAATAAGAATCTGAGACAAACTAATTCCTGCTTTAGCTGTCACTGGAATAGCTTCAAAACCAGGCTTTTATCATTATGGAGGTCTAGATATCATGTTTGCATATCTTCATATTCAGGGTAAAAATATATGTGACAGAGATGAAATTTGTtctcttcccccccacccccagaatctTTGTTGCCAGAAGACTGTATGGTTCCCCTCGACTGGAAGACACTGAAGATGATCTACCTACAGTGGAAGACATCAGTAGAGGTATATTTTTATGCTTTCAAAGATCTTCTCTAActggtttctctttttttattattaatttttaatgcaatttttaaaagttactttccatttatagttattagaaAATACTGGCTATACTTGTGTTGTAtactacattctttttaaaataattttacttatgtatttatttttggctgctctgggtctttgttactgcacGTGGACTTTTCAGTTGCGCAGAGCAGGGCCTACTTTCAAGTTTCATTGTGTGGgttctcattgccatggcttctcttgtttcagagcctataggctctagagcacaggctcagtagttgtggcacacaggcttagctgctgtgcagcatgtggaatcttcctggtccaggggcccaagcccatgtcccctgcattggcagatggatttccaagcactggaccaccaggggagtctgtATGATAAATTCTTGAGCTTATCTTACACccagtagtttgtacctcccacttTCCACCCTTATATTGCCCCTGCCTCCACtagttttttctctgtatctgaatctgcttcttttttattaattagtttgttgtatttttaggtTTCACATATGATGTTTATAGTATTtgccttttcctttctgatttatttcacttagcataatgccgtCTAActggtatctttaaaaaaaaaagaaatcctgttcATCAAATGTAACATGAAGAGCTACATCCCTTGTATTAAATTAGAGAAAGGATGTATGTGAATGGTTGGATAACCTATGCATGTTTCAGTTAGTCCCAGAAAGTTGCATTTAACTCCCTAATGTTGTTGTAGTGTAGGCTGGTATAAGGATCAACTGTGGGTGACTGAGGTGCCTGTTTTAGGagagtcatttatttattttttttacatctttttctTCTGTCCACCCCTCAATCTTGTTATAATAGAGTAACAGCTACAAATGAGATTCATATTTACTTAACTTGGAAGCACCTCATTATTGGTACTCTGGTGGTCCATGATGGTTCTGACAGGCTAT
The sequence above is a segment of the Budorcas taxicolor isolate Tak-1 chromosome 12, Takin1.1, whole genome shotgun sequence genome. Coding sequences within it:
- the N4BP2L2 gene encoding NEDD4-binding protein 2-like 2 isoform X2 codes for the protein MPYGEIEAKSMGYEEELLTEPCSKKLKSTEEAYVVPYHGSGNFYRKQEKTGSDWTPVTITNVRGHSYPQEDKTQTTDLLKPAHDGMPSDKLDVTESVDSQVVQDMHPPLVSTDDEIYSTSKAFIGPIYKPPEKKKRNDRRNQADTINGRGGKREQKKQKFNSKTSEIDNELFQFYKEIEELENEKDDSESSCKEPEPSEKQLIACYQSHNNDLLKSEEEKKKYLSNGLQPHCDYQQCLGNEPGEYPCNGQVIPTFCDNSFASFRPEWQAVHSFVVPQDPHLPNFNYHLNIERFSVPPNPPSNIFHAQDDFEMQNGYFVNSCHANWDCLTFDENNEYIDCSDITSSDHPSRNDYSVQDGYASNGFCETSEGYWKDPSLDECNGTDRFINQQFEEEKLHKLQKLLILLRGLPGSGKTTLSRERDLKKTGHRFSKARKRNRKRSKKQNGHNKIMEENSFETLNYLTPGIQDPSQSEEEDLEETKRESECSLTVGLINEVGDFVNVHKDKRQEDINSENSLPDVMSVELDSPPKNYLPKDNDDLFLSLSLMPNESFVSCPTVIQNLSYVASDDCSVTEVEERIENRNIMTLNTQDKFVEAPCLLMQKGEMVDESLLNETSPCRQYTSRTSDKVLRQEQAVNTTKNNNWAFFSNDLSDGDLQLGSDRQPYSGSWPEGPHKFICEQRPKKKRRQKLAHPDSRGQLIKLISTSEGPGNSPETLIEEKLSIENEDLSSPTENIDSVIETETNIFQTHFVKLDILKSTLHSTETKKRRQKRIFSLAPNFNLLEESHTNVKEMGKCDLLTESHGLKIILEEEKDEISEINNEENKQHIMTFDYHSSWFYFDIYFDIVKDSLLNVGGQFYSYYLLFNRVRHSMYFYRNPIPSLMLQYPSSFWKISFSGKKLFSTFNSQRRVDDKLNDVRFTSSEILSSQPDTLYSFGVTSDLHSLNESFVEKLKTWEEPRPLPFLQTQDNQDLTSPDYFDSLELPLSQEFAFQLVKLFGSPGVPVESLLPEDCMVPLDWKTLKMIYLQWKTSVEKRQKKIG
- the N4BP2L2 gene encoding NEDD4-binding protein 2-like 2 isoform X1 — its product is MPYGEIEAKSMGYEEELLTEPCSKKLKSTEEAYVVPYHGSGNFYRKQEKTGSDWTPVTITNVRGHSYPQEDKTQTTDLLKPAHDGMPSDKLDVTESVDSQVVQDMHPPLVSTDDEIYSTSKAFIGPIYKPPEKKKRNDRRNQADTINGRGGKREQKKQKFNSKTSEIDNELFQFYKEIEELENEKDDSESSCKEPEPSEKQLIACYQSHNNDLLKSEEEKKKYLSNGLQPHCDYQQCLGNEPGEYPCNGQVIPTFCDNSFASFRPEWQAVHSFVVPQDPHLPNFNYHLNIERFSVPPNPPSNIFHAQDDFEMQNGYFVNSCHANWDCLTFDENNEYIDCSDITSSDHPSRNDYSVQDGYASNGFCETSEGYWKDPSLDECNGTDRFINQQFEEEKLHKLQKLLILLRGLPGSGKTTLSRILLGQSRDGIVFSTDDYFHHQDGYRYNVNQLGDAHDWNQNRAKQAINQGRSPVIIDNTNTQAWEMKPYVEMAIGKGYRVEFHEPETWWKFDPEELEKRNKHGVSRKKIAQMLDRYEYQMSISIVMNSVEPPHKSTQRPPPSQERQRERDLKKTGHRFSKARKRNRKRSKKQNGHNKIMEENSFETLNYLTPGIQDPSQSEEEDLEETKRESECSLTVGLINEVGDFVNVHKDKRQEDINSENSLPDVMSVELDSPPKNYLPKDNDDLFLSLSLMPNESFVSCPTVIQNLSYVASDDCSVTEVEERIENRNIMTLNTQDKFVEAPCLLMQKGEMVDESLLNETSPCRQYTSRTSDKVLRQEQAVNTTKNNNWAFFSNDLSDGDLQLGSDRQPYSGSWPEGPHKFICEQRPKKKRRQKLAHPDSRGQLIKLISTSEGPGNSPETLIEEKLSIENEDLSSPTENIDSVIETETNIFQTHFVKLDILKSTLHSTETKKRRQKRIFSLAPNFNLLEESHTNVKEMGKCDLLTESHGLKIILEEEKDEISEINNEENKQHIMTFDYHSSWFYFDIYFDIVKDSLLNVGGQFYSYYLLFNRVRHSMYFYRNPIPSLMLQYPSSFWKISFSGKKLFSTFNSQRRVDDKLNDVRFTSSEILSSQPDTLYSFGVTSDLHSLNESFVEKLKTWEEPRPLPFLQTQDNQDLTSPDYFDSLELPLSQEFAFQLVKLFGSPGVPVESLLPEDCMVPLDWKTLKMIYLQWKTSVEKRQKKIG